A window of the Clupea harengus unplaced genomic scaffold, Ch_v2.0.2, whole genome shotgun sequence genome harbors these coding sequences:
- the LOC122130939 gene encoding CLK4-associating serine/arginine rich protein isoform X1: MWQEARKHERKLRGMMVDYKRRGERRREYYEKIKKDPAQFLQVHGRAYKIHLDSAVALAAESPINMMPWQGDVNNMIDRFDVRAHLDYIPTYTPPLLNTVTQEQESEERKCNYERYRGLVQNDFASIAEEQCLYQIYVDELYGGLQRPNEDEKKKLAEKKASIGYTYEDSTVTEPDPLSDKGEEEDSENSESEGDEGIPDIDVEVDVDEINEEQVMELNGMATPYGMAEGDFVRMLRKDKEEVEAIKHAKALEAEKAMYSGRRSRRQRREFREKRLKGRQISPPSYARRDSPTYDPYKRPQSESSSESRSRSRTPGPEKITFITSFGGSDEEGGPPSQAPASAPSSNTQQQHPAGHSRGSRRRHSSSSQSSSSPSSSRHSSRSSSHSRRSGWRGNRDGRYSRSRSRQFSDSHSQQRGGGGSHRRRYDRGHSHSRSRDRDRDRDRGRRYTSHRRTRSRSISRSADRFRRGSRTLGHHRGESRSPSPSQSPPRSRSPSPGSRSAPPSTSSLSDKLRKADTPGGKESGAAKPKMTPQEKLKIRMQKALNRQSKADKKAAQVKVQQQENKRQEREGELRAMARKIRMKERERREKERDEWERQYGRQSHSPSPSPVPKYSRDHSSSRRRSRSRSPYYRY, encoded by the exons ATGTGGCAGGAGGCTCGGAAGCATGAGCGCAAGCTGCGCGGGATGATGGTCGACTACAAGCGGCGTGGGGAACGAAGACGGGAATATTATGAGAAGATT AAAAAGGACCCAGCCCAGTTCTTACAAGTGCACGGGAGGGCCTACAAGATCCATTTGGACTCAGCTGTTGCTTTGGCGGCTGAGAGTCCTATCAATAT GATGCCATGGCAAGGAGATGTCAACAATATGATCGACAGATTTGATGTGCGGGCGCATTTGGACTACATCCCCACTTACACACCTCCACTTCTGAACACAGT CACCCAGGAGCAGGAGTCTGAGGAGAGGAAGTGTAATTATGAGCGCTACAGAGGGCTGGTGCAGAATGATTTTGCCAGCA tcgcAGAGGAACAGTGTTTGTATCAGATCTACGTGGATGAATTATATGGTGGCCTGCAAAGACCAAATGAAGATGAGAAGAAAAA GCTTGCAGAGAAGAAGGCTTCGATTGGCTACACGTATGAGGACAGCACAGTCACTGAGCCTGACCCTCTGTCAGACAAAGGCGAAGAGGAGGACTCTGAGAACAGTGAATCTGAGGGCGATGAAGGCATTCCTGACATTG aTGTTGAAGTGGACGTGGATGAGATCAATGAGGagcaggtgatggagctgaACGGAATGGCCACCCCTTATGGCATGGCAGAAGGAGACTTTGTGAG AATGCTGAGgaaggacaaggaagaggtggaggccATCAAACACGCGAAGGCTCTGGAGGCAGAGAAGGCCATGTACTCT GGCCGGAGGTCTCGCAGGCAAAGAAGGGAATTCAGAGAGAAGCGACTGAAAGGCAGACAGATCAGTCCACCCAG CTATGCAAGGAGAGACAGCCCGACCTACGATCCCTACAAACG CCCTCAGTCCGAGTCCAGCTCTGAGTCGCGGTCACGCTCGCGCACCCCAGGCCCTGAGAAGATCACCTTCATCACCAGCTTTGGAGGCAGTGATGAAGAGGGCGGCCCCCCTTCCCAAGCCCCAGCCAGCGCACCCTCCAGCAAtacgcagcagcagcaccccGCAGGTCATAGCAGGGGCTCCCG CCGAAGGCACTCGTCCTCCAgccagtcctcctcctccccgtctTCATCGCGACACTCATCAcgctcctcctctcactcccgcCGCAGCGGCTGGCGAGGAAACAGGGACGGCCGGTACTCGCGGTCCCGATCGCGGCAGTTCTCCGACTCCCATTCCCAGCAACGCGGTGGAGGTGGTAGCCACAGGAGGCGCTATGACCGTGGGCACTCGCACTCCCGCTCCAGAGatagggacagggacagggacaggggccGACGATACACTTCTCACAGACGCACTAG GTCTCGCTCCATATCTCGTTCAGCCGATCGTTTCCGGCGAGGCAGTCGGACGCTGGGCCATCACCGTGGCGAGAGCCGCAGTCCGAGCCCGTCTCAGTCCCCTCCCCGAAGCCGGTCACCATCCCCCGGTTCCCGCTCGGCCCCACCCtccaccagctctctctctgacaagCTGAGAAA GGCTGATACTCCAGGTGGTAAAGAGTCCGGAGCTGCCAAA CCCAAGATGACTCCACAAGAGAAACTGAAGATTCGAATGCAGAAGGCCCTCAACAGGCAGT CCAAGGCGGATAAAAAGGCAGCCCAGGTGAAGGTCCAGCAGCAGGAAAACAAGCGACAGGAACGTGAGGGCGAACTCCGAGCCATGGCCCGCAAGATCCGCATGAA GGAGCGTGAGCgtcgagaaaaagagagggatgaatgggAGAGGCAGTATGGAAGACAGAGTCACtcgccctccccctcccctgtgcCCAAATATA GCCGAGATCACAGTTCCTCCCGAag GAGGTCACGGTCCAGGAGCCCTTACTACCGCTACTGA
- the LOC122130939 gene encoding CLK4-associating serine/arginine rich protein isoform X2 — MWQEARKHERKLRGMMVDYKRRGERRREYYEKIKKDPAQFLQVHGRAYKIHLDSAVALAAESPINMMPWQGDVNNMIDRFDVRAHLDYIPTYTPPLLNTVTQEQESEERKCNYERYRGLVQNDFASIAEEQCLYQIYVDELYGGLQRPNEDEKKKLAEKKASIGYTYEDSTVTEPDPLSDKGEEEDSENSESEGDEGIPDIDVEVDVDEINEEQVMELNGMATPYGMAEGDFVRMLRKDKEEVEAIKHAKALEAEKAMYSGRRSRRQRREFREKRLKGRQISPPSYARRDSPTYDPYKRPQSESSSESRSRSRTPGPEKITFITSFGGSDEEGGPPSQAPASAPSSNTQQQHPAGHSRGSRRRHSSSSQSSSSPSSSRHSSRSSSHSRRSGWRGNRDGRYSRSRSRQFSDSHSQQRGGGGSHRRRYDRGHSHSRSRDRDRDRDRGRRYTSHRRTRSRSISRSADRFRRGSRTLGHHRGESRSPSPSQSPPRSRSPSPGSRSAPPSTSSLSDKLRKADTPGGKESGAAKPKMTPQEKLKIRMQKALNRQSKADKKAAQVKVQQQENKRQEREGELRAMARKIRMKRSRSRSPYYRY, encoded by the exons ATGTGGCAGGAGGCTCGGAAGCATGAGCGCAAGCTGCGCGGGATGATGGTCGACTACAAGCGGCGTGGGGAACGAAGACGGGAATATTATGAGAAGATT AAAAAGGACCCAGCCCAGTTCTTACAAGTGCACGGGAGGGCCTACAAGATCCATTTGGACTCAGCTGTTGCTTTGGCGGCTGAGAGTCCTATCAATAT GATGCCATGGCAAGGAGATGTCAACAATATGATCGACAGATTTGATGTGCGGGCGCATTTGGACTACATCCCCACTTACACACCTCCACTTCTGAACACAGT CACCCAGGAGCAGGAGTCTGAGGAGAGGAAGTGTAATTATGAGCGCTACAGAGGGCTGGTGCAGAATGATTTTGCCAGCA tcgcAGAGGAACAGTGTTTGTATCAGATCTACGTGGATGAATTATATGGTGGCCTGCAAAGACCAAATGAAGATGAGAAGAAAAA GCTTGCAGAGAAGAAGGCTTCGATTGGCTACACGTATGAGGACAGCACAGTCACTGAGCCTGACCCTCTGTCAGACAAAGGCGAAGAGGAGGACTCTGAGAACAGTGAATCTGAGGGCGATGAAGGCATTCCTGACATTG aTGTTGAAGTGGACGTGGATGAGATCAATGAGGagcaggtgatggagctgaACGGAATGGCCACCCCTTATGGCATGGCAGAAGGAGACTTTGTGAG AATGCTGAGgaaggacaaggaagaggtggaggccATCAAACACGCGAAGGCTCTGGAGGCAGAGAAGGCCATGTACTCT GGCCGGAGGTCTCGCAGGCAAAGAAGGGAATTCAGAGAGAAGCGACTGAAAGGCAGACAGATCAGTCCACCCAG CTATGCAAGGAGAGACAGCCCGACCTACGATCCCTACAAACG CCCTCAGTCCGAGTCCAGCTCTGAGTCGCGGTCACGCTCGCGCACCCCAGGCCCTGAGAAGATCACCTTCATCACCAGCTTTGGAGGCAGTGATGAAGAGGGCGGCCCCCCTTCCCAAGCCCCAGCCAGCGCACCCTCCAGCAAtacgcagcagcagcaccccGCAGGTCATAGCAGGGGCTCCCG CCGAAGGCACTCGTCCTCCAgccagtcctcctcctccccgtctTCATCGCGACACTCATCAcgctcctcctctcactcccgcCGCAGCGGCTGGCGAGGAAACAGGGACGGCCGGTACTCGCGGTCCCGATCGCGGCAGTTCTCCGACTCCCATTCCCAGCAACGCGGTGGAGGTGGTAGCCACAGGAGGCGCTATGACCGTGGGCACTCGCACTCCCGCTCCAGAGatagggacagggacagggacaggggccGACGATACACTTCTCACAGACGCACTAG GTCTCGCTCCATATCTCGTTCAGCCGATCGTTTCCGGCGAGGCAGTCGGACGCTGGGCCATCACCGTGGCGAGAGCCGCAGTCCGAGCCCGTCTCAGTCCCCTCCCCGAAGCCGGTCACCATCCCCCGGTTCCCGCTCGGCCCCACCCtccaccagctctctctctgacaagCTGAGAAA GGCTGATACTCCAGGTGGTAAAGAGTCCGGAGCTGCCAAA CCCAAGATGACTCCACAAGAGAAACTGAAGATTCGAATGCAGAAGGCCCTCAACAGGCAGT CCAAGGCGGATAAAAAGGCAGCCCAGGTGAAGGTCCAGCAGCAGGAAAACAAGCGACAGGAACGTGAGGGCGAACTCCGAGCCATGGCCCGCAAGATCCGCATGAA GAGGTCACGGTCCAGGAGCCCTTACTACCGCTACTGA